In a single window of the Paenibacillus sp. MMS20-IR301 genome:
- a CDS encoding segregation/condensation protein A, with protein MTVLYKLETFEGPLDLLLHLIDKAEIDIQDIPVSEITEQYMDYLQGMQELELDITSEFLVMAATLLSIKSKLLLPKPPVIEIEDFEYYEDDGYDPRAELVQRLIEYRKFKSIAVQLLDMESERSLIFTKEPEDLGPFVPAPADNLLVGLHTADLIAAFRKALSKAARRSSYQRITRDEISVKDRIRDVSEALQRKGKGGRLRFSSLLHDEMARHEIVATFLAILELMKMRAIYCYQEKLFDDIVMEWRGGEEFSGLQHAEIDY; from the coding sequence GTGACTGTATTGTACAAGCTGGAGACGTTCGAAGGTCCGCTCGATCTGCTCTTGCACTTGATTGACAAAGCGGAAATCGATATCCAGGACATTCCGGTCAGCGAGATCACGGAGCAGTACATGGACTACCTGCAGGGGATGCAGGAGCTTGAACTGGATATCACCAGTGAATTCCTGGTCATGGCGGCTACCCTCTTGTCTATTAAGAGCAAGCTGCTGCTGCCGAAGCCGCCGGTGATTGAAATTGAGGATTTCGAGTATTATGAGGATGACGGCTATGACCCGCGGGCTGAGCTGGTACAGCGTCTGATCGAATACCGCAAATTCAAGAGTATTGCTGTACAGCTGCTGGATATGGAGAGCGAGCGCAGTTTGATTTTTACGAAGGAGCCGGAGGATTTAGGGCCCTTTGTTCCCGCGCCCGCCGATAACCTGCTGGTAGGACTGCATACTGCCGATCTTATTGCCGCGTTCCGCAAGGCGCTGAGCAAGGCAGCACGGAGAAGCTCTTACCAGCGGATTACCCGGGACGAGATCTCGGTCAAGGACCGGATCCGTGATGTGTCAGAGGCACTGCAGCGTAAAGGAAAGGGCGGAAGGCTGCGTTTCTCGTCCCTTTTGCATGATGAAATGGCCCGTCATGAGATCGTTGCTACGTTTCTGGCTATTCTGGAGCTGATGAAGATGAGGGCTATTTACTGCTACCAGGAGAAATTATTTGACGATATTGTGATGGAGTGGAGAGGAGGAGAGGAATTCAGTGGACTACAACACGCTGAAATCGATTATTGA
- the scpB gene encoding SMC-Scp complex subunit ScpB, with translation MDYNTLKSIIEGLLFLSGDEGLSVRQIAEITEQRSDLASRAIEDLKGDYVSQNRGLQVVQIAGNYRLATLPEHAQYFERLAYSPSRSSLSQAALETLAIVAYRQPITRVEIEEIRGVKSERAIHTLGNKDLIQEVGRAEAVGRPILYGTTKSFLDSFGLASLKELPEPSAFDTSDGLEEETQLLFSKLDSQLTFGEAEADTETE, from the coding sequence GTGGACTACAACACGCTGAAATCGATTATTGAAGGTTTGCTGTTTCTCTCAGGGGACGAAGGGTTATCCGTGCGGCAGATTGCCGAGATTACCGAGCAGCGGTCTGATCTGGCTTCAAGAGCCATTGAGGATCTGAAAGGGGACTATGTATCTCAGAACCGGGGGCTGCAGGTTGTACAGATTGCCGGGAACTACCGGCTGGCTACGCTGCCGGAGCATGCGCAATATTTCGAGCGCCTGGCCTACTCGCCTTCCCGCTCATCCCTGTCCCAGGCAGCACTGGAGACGCTCGCCATTGTGGCGTACCGCCAGCCTATTACCCGGGTGGAGATTGAAGAGATCCGCGGGGTGAAGTCGGAGCGGGCGATACATACGCTGGGGAATAAGGATCTTATACAGGAGGTGGGCCGGGCTGAAGCCGTCGGCCGGCCGATTCTGTATGGAACGACCAAGTCCTTCCTGGACAGCTTTGGGCTGGCCAGCTTGAAGGAGCTGCCGGAGCCGTCCGCCTTCGATACTTCCGACGGGCTGGAAGAAGAGACGCAGCTGCTGTTCAGCAAGCTGGACAGCCAGTTGACCTTCGGTGAGGCGGAAGCAGATACAGAAACAGAATAA
- a CDS encoding DUF2953 domain-containing protein, translated as MTLWLAIPLALLLLVMLLLLLVLASSIHFHFRLCRLGKDDRIELDVRALYGLVKFHYELPELVFESIEQGIQVKLEKSGIAPVKQDSDKREQIDKEAISEWFSNIRTALKATRGLRKWLVSTLSHVQITKLDWSTDFSLGDAAHTATAAGALWGMKWTMIGWVSRFVRLQHSPRMFVAPVFRDEPCFSTEAVCTGKLSAGYACYAGLQLLRRIAKVEGGLGRWKELLSRVRQ; from the coding sequence GTGACGTTATGGCTTGCGATACCTTTAGCCCTGCTGCTGCTGGTTATGCTGCTGCTCTTGCTGGTGTTGGCTTCTTCAATACATTTTCATTTCCGTCTATGCAGGCTGGGTAAGGATGACCGGATTGAACTGGATGTCCGGGCACTCTACGGATTGGTTAAGTTCCATTATGAGCTGCCGGAGCTGGTCTTTGAAAGTATTGAGCAGGGAATTCAAGTGAAACTCGAAAAAAGCGGTATTGCTCCGGTGAAGCAGGACAGCGATAAGCGGGAACAAATCGACAAGGAAGCTATATCCGAATGGTTCTCGAATATCCGCACCGCTCTCAAGGCTACCCGGGGACTCCGGAAGTGGCTGGTGAGCACATTGTCCCACGTGCAGATTACGAAGCTGGACTGGTCCACGGATTTCTCGCTTGGTGATGCTGCACATACAGCTACTGCAGCCGGGGCTTTATGGGGGATGAAATGGACGATGATCGGCTGGGTTTCGCGGTTTGTCAGGCTGCAGCACAGTCCGCGGATGTTCGTAGCCCCGGTGTTTCGGGATGAGCCTTGCTTTTCTACCGAGGCAGTATGTACGGGCAAACTGTCTGCCGGGTATGCCTGCTATGCCGGGCTCCAGCTGCTGCGCCGGATTGCGAAGGTTGAAGGCGGCCTTGGCCGCTGGAAGGAACTGCTTAGCCGGGTGCGGCAATAA
- the ytfJ gene encoding GerW family sporulation protein has product MSDHPIQGLMQTAMENIKGMVDVNTIVGDPVETPDGSVILPISKVAFGFAAGGSDFRVEDDAPGVNGSGGGVKMLPFGGGSGGGVSIRPIAFLVVGREGVHIVPLDNQTHLFEKIIDATPNLIDKIQNMFQPNGVPVGAEVPAQVTKTVVKTEPATHSSAH; this is encoded by the coding sequence ATGTCAGATCATCCGATTCAAGGTCTAATGCAGACCGCTATGGAAAATATTAAAGGCATGGTTGATGTGAATACCATTGTCGGAGATCCTGTAGAAACGCCGGATGGCAGCGTGATTCTACCGATCAGCAAGGTTGCGTTCGGGTTCGCCGCAGGGGGCAGTGACTTCCGGGTAGAGGACGATGCACCTGGGGTAAACGGCAGCGGCGGCGGAGTGAAGATGCTTCCGTTCGGGGGAGGCAGCGGCGGCGGAGTCTCGATCCGTCCGATAGCTTTTCTGGTAGTGGGCAGGGAAGGGGTACATATTGTGCCGCTCGACAATCAAACCCATCTGTTCGAGAAGATCATCGATGCTACACCTAACCTGATTGATAAAATCCAGAACATGTTTCAACCAAACGGAGTTCCTGTAGGTGCTGAAGTGCCCGCCCAGGTGACCAAAACTGTAGTCAAAACCGAGCCGGCCACCCATTCGTCGGCACACTAG
- a CDS encoding D-alanyl-D-alanine carboxypeptidase family protein: MNMKTLTVKPLVSLLICLLLVLVPLPCVRAENASVSTHARAAALIDVESGRLLYSSRGDEPMLIASLTKIMTAIVAIENGDLASKVKVGKNAFAKEGSSLYLKQGEEMSLEDMLYGLMLRSGNDAATAIAEHVGGSEQGFVYLMNAKAEELNLKHTHFANPHGLDAEGHYSSANDLAELTAYALHNPVFKEIVATKEKTADNPNEQWDYKWSNKNKMLRLYEGADGVKTGYTKKALRCLVSSATRGGQQLVAVTLNDGNDWNDHSALLDFGFNHYPLKTLVERGEGISGYNLVTGMEFSYPLGQGEEARLVTKLVLNEEKTPAGADSRAGEGAAASSFGLKGAIILQLGGKEIGRVPVYAPNQLPPEATAYTKRYSPAGAAPYPADNWLQAFGSALRALFQ; the protein is encoded by the coding sequence ATGAACATGAAGACATTAACCGTAAAACCGTTGGTATCCTTATTAATATGCCTGCTGCTGGTGCTGGTACCGCTGCCTTGTGTCCGGGCCGAGAATGCTTCGGTCTCCACACACGCCAGGGCGGCAGCGCTGATTGATGTCGAATCCGGCAGGCTGCTCTACAGCAGCCGGGGTGATGAGCCGATGCTGATTGCCAGCCTGACCAAAATAATGACGGCCATTGTGGCCATAGAGAATGGTGATCTGGCTTCCAAGGTAAAAGTGGGGAAAAACGCTTTTGCCAAAGAGGGCTCTTCCCTGTATCTGAAGCAAGGCGAGGAGATGTCTCTGGAGGATATGCTGTACGGCCTGATGCTGCGTTCGGGGAATGATGCGGCCACCGCGATTGCCGAGCATGTCGGCGGGTCGGAGCAGGGCTTTGTCTATCTGATGAATGCGAAGGCGGAGGAGCTGAACCTTAAGCATACGCATTTCGCCAACCCGCATGGACTGGATGCCGAAGGCCACTACTCGAGCGCAAATGATCTGGCAGAGTTAACCGCTTATGCGCTGCATAACCCGGTATTTAAGGAGATTGTAGCTACTAAGGAGAAGACGGCGGACAATCCGAATGAGCAGTGGGATTACAAATGGAGCAATAAGAATAAAATGCTGCGGCTCTATGAAGGGGCGGACGGCGTGAAGACGGGGTATACCAAAAAAGCGCTCCGCTGCCTGGTCAGCTCTGCTACACGGGGCGGACAGCAGCTGGTTGCGGTTACGCTGAACGACGGCAATGACTGGAATGACCATTCGGCACTGCTGGATTTCGGCTTCAACCACTACCCTCTTAAGACGCTGGTAGAACGTGGTGAAGGCATCAGCGGCTACAATCTGGTCACCGGGATGGAATTCTCGTATCCGCTTGGCCAGGGGGAGGAAGCCAGGCTGGTCACCAAGCTGGTGCTGAACGAGGAGAAGACTCCTGCCGGAGCGGATTCCCGCGCGGGTGAAGGGGCTGCGGCCAGCAGCTTCGGACTCAAGGGGGCCATTATTCTGCAGCTGGGCGGCAAGGAAATCGGCCGAGTTCCGGTGTATGCGCCGAACCAGCTGCCGCCGGAAGCAACGGCGTATACGAAGAGATACAGCCCGGCCGGTGCAGCACCATACCCTGCGGACAACTGGCTGCAGGCCTTCGGCAGCGCGTTGCGGGCGTTGTTCCAGTGA
- a CDS encoding nucleoside recognition domain-containing protein, with amino-acid sequence MINGIWLGMILIGFVFAAVNGRMDEFTAAVFDGAKSGVTVSFGLISVLVFWLGIMRIAEDAGLLKKIARVLGPVVAFLFPDVPKGHPAIGYILSNMSANLLGLGNAATPMGIKAMQELQSLNPDKETASPAMCTLLALNTASITLIPATLIAIRLNYGSADPAAIVGTTLAATAVATLAAIAADRLFRRLTLLRRPPAPPPLVKKSKGPAKGSSALPHSSMKG; translated from the coding sequence ATGATAAACGGTATCTGGCTGGGGATGATTCTGATCGGGTTTGTGTTTGCGGCTGTGAACGGACGGATGGATGAATTCACGGCTGCCGTATTCGACGGTGCCAAAAGCGGCGTTACGGTCAGCTTCGGACTAATCAGTGTACTGGTGTTCTGGCTGGGGATTATGCGGATTGCGGAGGATGCCGGCCTGCTGAAGAAAATAGCCAGAGTGCTTGGACCGGTAGTAGCCTTTTTATTCCCGGATGTGCCCAAAGGCCATCCGGCTATCGGCTATATCCTCTCCAATATGAGCGCCAATCTGCTGGGGCTTGGCAATGCTGCTACCCCCATGGGCATTAAGGCGATGCAGGAGCTGCAGAGCCTTAATCCGGACAAGGAGACCGCTAGCCCGGCGATGTGTACCCTGCTTGCGTTAAATACGGCCAGCATTACGCTGATTCCGGCAACGCTGATAGCCATCCGGCTGAACTATGGATCAGCCGACCCGGCAGCAATTGTCGGAACGACGCTGGCCGCTACGGCAGTGGCCACGCTTGCCGCTATTGCAGCGGACAGGCTGTTCCGCCGCCTGACCCTGCTGCGGAGGCCTCCGGCCCCGCCGCCGCTGGTAAAGAAAAGCAAGGGCCCGGCGAAAGGGAGCTCGGCGCTCCCTCATTCTTCTATGAAAGGGTGA
- a CDS encoding spore maturation protein: MVTFIPLYAFTRRIPVYESFVEGAKDGFSTAIAIIPHLVGMLVAISVFRASGALDFLMGFISPALKGLGVPPEVLPLGLLRPLTGTGSLAYTTDLIRVHGPDSLIGMIASTIQGSTDTTLYVLTVYFGAVGIRNGRYALKVGLFSDIVGFVAAIAVCLLVFG; this comes from the coding sequence ATGGTCACCTTCATCCCGCTCTATGCCTTCACCCGGAGGATTCCGGTCTATGAATCCTTCGTGGAGGGGGCGAAGGACGGGTTCAGCACTGCCATAGCCATCATCCCCCATCTGGTCGGCATGCTGGTGGCGATCAGCGTCTTCCGGGCATCGGGGGCACTGGACTTCCTGATGGGCTTTATAAGCCCTGCTCTGAAGGGGCTGGGTGTTCCCCCTGAAGTTCTTCCGCTCGGCCTCCTGCGCCCGTTGACAGGCACCGGATCGCTTGCCTATACGACAGACCTGATCCGTGTTCACGGGCCGGACTCATTGATCGGCATGATTGCATCTACTATACAGGGGAGTACAGATACCACCCTGTATGTGCTGACCGTATACTTCGGCGCTGTAGGCATCCGCAACGGCCGTTATGCGCTTAAAGTAGGCTTGTTCTCCGATATTGTCGGCTTTGTTGCGGCGATTGCTGTATGTCTGCTGGTCTTTGGGTAA
- a CDS encoding N-acetylmuramoyl-L-alanine amidase, which produces MDYKGFILHHSRCTSINGKGFDFWVGLDGAVYAAPLLTDPEHIHICFEGNYGEAEAVPQLTESQQQLFAAGKLILELAERYQITPLLIEPHSKTCPGAFFPWNDLVIYPSGGYH; this is translated from the coding sequence GTGGACTACAAAGGCTTTATTCTGCATCATTCCCGCTGTACGTCGATTAACGGAAAAGGATTTGACTTCTGGGTCGGTTTAGACGGGGCGGTCTATGCTGCGCCGCTGCTGACAGATCCTGAGCATATTCATATTTGCTTTGAAGGCAACTATGGCGAGGCAGAGGCGGTTCCGCAGCTTACGGAAAGCCAGCAGCAGCTGTTTGCAGCCGGCAAGCTGATTCTGGAGCTGGCGGAACGTTATCAAATTACCCCTTTACTGATTGAACCGCATAGTAAAACTTGCCCTGGTGCATTTTTTCCGTGGAATGACCTTGTGATTTATCCTTCGGGTGGTTATCATTAA
- a CDS encoding pseudouridine synthase, whose amino-acid sequence MERLQKILAQAGVASRRKCEEMILAGKVEVNGELVTTLGTKVDPATDIIKVSGRLIRGENKIYIMFNKPKGVITSASDDKGRKVVTDYLKGITERVYPVGRLDYDTEGLLLLTNDGEFANLLTHPKHHVPKTYLATVKGVPHGTALDKLKAGIKLEDGMTAPAEVEYKDVDEDKKETVISITIHEGRNRQVRRMFEAISHPVIRLKRISFGDILLQNLKRGSYRHLTKDEINHLQQIAKAGALRENTTRKDT is encoded by the coding sequence ATGGAAAGATTACAGAAAATTTTGGCGCAGGCTGGTGTGGCGTCCAGACGCAAGTGTGAAGAAATGATTTTAGCCGGTAAAGTGGAAGTCAACGGGGAACTCGTAACTACGCTTGGCACGAAGGTGGACCCCGCAACAGATATTATTAAAGTCTCGGGCAGGCTGATCAGAGGCGAGAATAAAATCTATATCATGTTCAATAAGCCTAAGGGTGTAATTACAAGCGCATCCGATGATAAGGGCCGCAAGGTGGTTACGGATTACCTGAAGGGCATTACCGAGCGTGTATACCCTGTTGGCCGTCTGGATTATGATACCGAAGGGCTGCTGCTGCTGACCAATGACGGTGAGTTTGCCAATCTGCTCACGCATCCGAAGCATCACGTGCCGAAGACGTATCTGGCCACGGTCAAGGGTGTGCCGCACGGCACGGCGCTGGACAAGCTGAAGGCCGGCATCAAGCTGGAAGACGGCATGACGGCTCCGGCGGAAGTCGAGTACAAAGATGTTGACGAGGATAAGAAGGAAACGGTTATCAGCATCACGATTCATGAAGGGCGCAACCGTCAGGTCCGGCGGATGTTTGAAGCGATTTCTCATCCGGTAATCCGCCTGAAGCGGATTTCCTTCGGAGATATTCTGCTCCAGAACCTGAAACGCGGCTCCTACCGTCATCTGACCAAGGATGAGATTAATCATCTGCAGCAGATTGCCAAAGCGGGGGCGCTAAGAGAGAATACGACCCGCAAAGACACATAA